The Klebsiella sp. RHBSTW-00484 genome includes a window with the following:
- a CDS encoding HK97-gp10 family putative phage morphogenesis protein — translation MIRMEVKGLDELERQLTALGEKVATKVLRDAGREALKVVEEDMKQHAGFDEASPEEHMRDTIKIRSRKGSAKYRSTVITLRVGPSKEHHMKAVAQEFGTVKQVAEPFIRPALDYNLQKVLSVLVVEIRHGIQNG, via the coding sequence GTGATTCGAATGGAAGTGAAGGGGCTGGATGAGCTGGAGCGACAACTTACCGCGCTGGGGGAAAAAGTCGCAACGAAGGTTTTACGCGATGCTGGCCGTGAGGCGTTAAAGGTCGTCGAAGAGGATATGAAGCAGCATGCCGGCTTTGACGAAGCGTCCCCTGAAGAGCATATGCGTGACACCATCAAAATCAGATCGAGAAAAGGATCGGCAAAGTACCGAAGCACAGTTATAACGCTCCGGGTTGGGCCCAGCAAAGAGCACCATATGAAGGCGGTGGCGCAGGAGTTTGGCACTGTCAAACAGGTGGCAGAACCCTTTATTCGGCCTGCGCTGGATTACAACCTTCAGAAAGTGCTCAGCGTGCTGGTCGTGGAAATTCGCCACGGTATTCAAAACGGGTAG
- a CDS encoding phage head completion protein — translation MSLKPGEMNCRIAISYVQSGRGPLGEPLPETLVEAGKAWAKTELVSGRKVRTQDQEQVVETRLFTVYPGVLVDLDWKITTKELVYTVRNIDRKTDRIIITGEADGRHDRAGN, via the coding sequence ATGAGCCTGAAACCGGGAGAAATGAACTGTCGTATTGCAATCAGCTATGTCCAGTCTGGACGGGGGCCGCTGGGCGAACCGCTACCGGAGACACTGGTCGAGGCAGGCAAAGCCTGGGCGAAGACCGAGCTGGTATCGGGCCGAAAGGTGCGAACGCAGGATCAGGAGCAGGTGGTGGAAACCCGTTTGTTTACGGTTTATCCGGGAGTTTTGGTCGATTTGGACTGGAAAATCACGACGAAAGAATTGGTTTACACCGTCCGGAATATCGACCGAAAAACGGACCGGATCATCATTACGGGGGAGGCGGACGGGCGCCATGATAGAGCTGGCAATTAA
- a CDS encoding phage tail protein gives MADEKKASPEYAMLPAGSIVKFGGPGDAVAAMKALDNCKALGAMGQVGGFVDCTTLKDKQKQSVSDLPDGPERSLGFIDDPKNTDFAALLNAAAARKTIQLYVELPNGRTSTALLALSGWQMNEISAPASDVIQITVQGKQNQITWGTVADGGA, from the coding sequence ATGGCTGATGAGAAAAAAGCATCGCCTGAATATGCGATGTTGCCGGCGGGCTCCATCGTTAAGTTTGGGGGACCTGGTGATGCAGTGGCAGCGATGAAAGCGCTGGATAACTGTAAAGCCTTGGGAGCGATGGGGCAGGTGGGTGGTTTTGTGGATTGCACGACGCTGAAAGATAAACAAAAGCAGTCTGTTTCCGATCTGCCGGATGGACCGGAAAGGTCGCTGGGTTTTATCGATGATCCCAAAAATACCGACTTTGCTGCGCTGCTTAACGCTGCAGCGGCGCGCAAAACCATTCAGCTTTATGTTGAGCTGCCGAACGGGCGAACGTCGACGGCGCTGCTGGCGCTGTCCGGCTGGCAGATGAACGAAATCAGCGCGCCGGCGAGTGACGTCATTCAGATCACCGTTCAAGGTAAACAGAACCAAATCACCTGGGGCACAGTCGCCGACGGCGGCGCATAA
- a CDS encoding head-tail connector protein, giving the protein MILTLADVKTQLRLELDFTEHDGMLTKMVTAALRSIERDYYCKLVASDAELQALPETTRGFVADEDIKLAVQYLVSDAYLNGHTGQWLETAAVRHLLFPLQEHTV; this is encoded by the coding sequence TTGATACTGACATTGGCTGATGTGAAAACCCAGCTCCGTCTGGAACTGGATTTCACCGAGCATGACGGCATGCTCACGAAAATGGTCACCGCCGCGCTGCGGAGTATCGAGCGAGATTACTACTGCAAGCTGGTTGCCAGCGATGCGGAGCTGCAGGCGCTCCCGGAGACGACCCGGGGATTCGTTGCCGATGAGGATATCAAGCTGGCCGTGCAGTATCTGGTCAGCGATGCGTATCTGAATGGCCACACGGGCCAGTGGCTGGAAACTGCCGCAGTAAGGCATCTGCTTTTTCCCCTGCAGGAGCACACCGTATGA
- a CDS encoding phage major capsid protein — MPQIEELRRQRAGINEQVQALATIEASGGTLTPEQLTEFGGLQQQFADISAKMERLEAAERAAAVVAKPVKATQHGPAIVVKAEPKQYVGAGMTRMVMSIAAAKGDLRDAATFAAEELNDQTVSMAISTVSGSGGALIPENMQNEVIELLSDRTIVRKLGARSIPLPNGNLSLPRSAGGATASYTGEGKDAKASESKFDDVKLNAKTMIALVPISNQLIGRAGFNVEQLVLQDILTAISVREDKAFMRDDGTGDTPTGMKARATQWNRLLPWEAAAEVNLNTVDEYLDKVILMAMDGNSLMIRCGWGMSNRTYMKLFGLRDGNGNKVYPEMAQGMLKGHPIERTSAIPVNLGDSGKESEIYFADFNDVVIGEDGAMKVDFSKEATYKDAEGNLVSAFARNQSLIRVVTEHDIGFRHPEGLVLGTGVLF; from the coding sequence ATGCCACAGATTGAAGAATTGCGTCGTCAGCGTGCGGGTATCAACGAACAAGTTCAGGCCCTGGCGACCATTGAGGCGAGCGGCGGTACGCTGACACCGGAGCAGCTGACAGAATTTGGTGGCCTGCAGCAGCAGTTCGCCGATATCAGCGCCAAAATGGAACGTCTGGAAGCCGCAGAACGTGCGGCCGCGGTCGTTGCGAAGCCGGTTAAAGCGACCCAACATGGCCCGGCCATCGTTGTCAAAGCAGAACCGAAGCAATACGTCGGCGCCGGAATGACCCGCATGGTCATGTCGATTGCTGCAGCGAAGGGCGATCTGCGTGATGCGGCTACGTTCGCCGCCGAAGAACTGAATGACCAGACTGTATCGATGGCCATCTCAACCGTATCGGGTTCTGGCGGCGCACTTATCCCGGAAAATATGCAAAACGAAGTGATCGAGCTGCTGAGCGATCGCACTATTGTACGTAAGCTGGGGGCTCGCTCGATCCCACTGCCGAACGGAAATTTGTCTTTACCGCGTTCCGCTGGCGGTGCAACTGCCAGCTATACCGGTGAAGGGAAGGATGCTAAGGCGTCTGAATCAAAATTCGACGATGTAAAACTGAATGCAAAAACCATGATCGCGCTGGTACCGATTTCGAACCAGCTGATTGGCCGTGCCGGTTTTAATGTTGAACAACTGGTTCTGCAGGACATTCTGACCGCTATCTCTGTTCGTGAAGATAAAGCGTTTATGCGTGATGATGGAACCGGCGATACCCCGACGGGTATGAAAGCCCGCGCAACGCAGTGGAATCGTCTGTTGCCCTGGGAAGCAGCAGCGGAAGTCAACCTGAATACGGTTGATGAGTACCTGGATAAAGTTATTTTGATGGCTATGGATGGCAATAGCCTGATGATCCGTTGTGGCTGGGGTATGTCGAACCGCACCTACATGAAACTGTTTGGCCTGCGTGATGGCAACGGTAACAAAGTCTACCCGGAAATGGCACAGGGTATGTTGAAAGGCCACCCGATTGAACGCACCAGCGCGATCCCGGTTAACCTGGGTGACAGCGGTAAAGAATCAGAAATTTATTTCGCGGACTTCAACGATGTTGTCATCGGTGAAGACGGTGCCATGAAGGTCGATTTCTCCAAAGAGGCGACGTACAAAGATGCCGAAGGCAACCTGGTTTCTGCCTTTGCGCGTAATCAGTCTCTGATCCGCGTTGTAACTGAGCACGACATCGGCTTCCGTCACCCGGAAGGTCTGGTGCTGGGTACCGGCGTTTTGTTCTAG